The Arvicola amphibius chromosome 6, mArvAmp1.2, whole genome shotgun sequence DNA window ccaatgagaagtTTCCATAGGCAGGCATGGCtaaacagagacacatcttcacacaataTACAAAAGGATTGTCCCAATACTACGGTGTGTGAAAGCCACAGCTTTTAGTGCTTTAGCTGCCCTTGAGTTCCTGATGATTTCCTCCATTCAGGTCCATGTCCTCTCACTTGGAAATACACTACCACTTTCCTTTTCATTACTTATTATGtttgtaaaaatttaaatcataGACATATTAGGTTTTCATAAGGCATGCATCTTCAAAGAAGATTTGCTTTTGTTAATGTTAATTCCCACCCCTttataggcagaggctgcttgttcattcccagctgcccagaactgaaataatcacacacacacaaaaaaactatattaattaaatcactgcttggcctattagctctcgCTTCTTATtcgctagctcttacatcctaaactaacccgtctccattaatatgtgcatcaccatgaggtcgcgGTCTACCGGcagtttcagcaggctccagcggggctctgtctctggcagcagctatgtggcttctccctgattctgcctactcacTCTATAaagatctcttccagcctggctatatccTATTAAGTCATTGCCCAAGAGCAGCTGCTTTAttaaaaccaataaaagcagcacatatagagaaggacttcccataccacccTTTTTGCTAGGAAATAACCTTGACCTACATCTCCCACTACCTCCATAGTCTCCTCTCCAATTTTGTATCACATGTGCCCTTTAAACTGCTTCCCTTCCTCAACTTCTCTTTGTCCAGTCTCAAAGTCTCCTTTATAACTTCACACTCTACAACCACATTCACCTTTCCACTTATTCATGTGCATTGTAAGTACGATATTTACAtagaagaaaaatgtgaaatatttgtctttttgggttaAGGTCACCTTATTTaacttgctgctcctgcaaattttatgatttctcttttctttatcacTGAATAAAGTTCCACTGTGTCCACATGGCATAATTTCAAATAAACAGTCTAAGTTTCTACTGCAATTGTGGGTTCAACTCCTTGTATGGAGAGTACACTACAAATCTTGGTATTTGCTGAATTAATTCACAACCGAAATTTATCTAGGTGGAAGTTTTTGGCATTTGAACATAAGAGATGTATGGTTGTTATCGCCCAGTCTATTTGATCTAGCTGCTGAGGGCCTCGAGGAGGACTCCAGGAGTCTGGTTTTATAACATAAAGCTATTTCATAGGAAAACACAGTGGAGAAACAACCCAACTAACGTTAAAAGTAATGAGAGCATCTCCTCTTGGGGGTGTTTATGGGAACTATTTGTACTTGTACTCACTAGAGTTACTATGGATACGAAGAAATGCCATGACGAataaagcaagttggagagaaaagTTTATTTGAATTATCATAGTCCATCGATAAAGGAAGTCAGtggaggaactcaagcagggcaggaacctggaggcaggaagtgatgcAAAAGCCATGGAGGATTGTTGCTTACTAGTTTATTCAGCCTacatcagtgattctcaaccttcctaacttTGCTTTCCTTTAATATAaatccttatgttgtggtgacttcAGCTATGAAATTGTTTTTGCcttacttcataactctaatgttgctgttatgaatcataatataaatatctttgttttccaatggtctttgacaactcctgtgaaagggtcattcaactcccaaaggggtcatggcccacaggttgagaaccactggcctattttcttctagaacccaggaccaaacATCCCAAGGATGACACCACCCAAAATGAGTTGGGTCCTTCCtcatcaatcattaagaaaatgtcctaaagGCTTGAACATGTGGAGCCTGaacttatggaagcattttttctATTGAGGTTTTATCCTCTCAGATGACTTGTTTgatataaagctagccagcacaacTCTATATCTTGAACTCCCCATCCCTAGGTGCTGGGACTTCTCTAGAATTGTAGAAGAGATAGCTGTTCAATTAGTGACACTTTTGCTAGATATCTTCAAGATGTAGTTCACACAACTGACTAAGCACTTATAGCAAGGACCCTTGACTTTGCCTTTAAGAACTTTCATGAATAAGTCCATTTCAATCCATCCCTAGAATTCAAAAATTTAGCTGACTAATATCCTAGTagctatttctttttgttattatttttattaacttattgtaagataaatttattattttcatgccTAAAAATCAATTGTTCAGAAATAAGCctaagagaaatatttaaattcaagccatgaagttatttttaatgatttgcttcattttctttattttgtcagTCTTCCTAGAGGATTATAAGCTCTACTGACTTTTCTCTTCTGAGACCCAACCTGTGGTTTCGCTATTTTCAGATTCCTATATTCAGTTTTACTGATTTTTAGTAATGTTTCGATttccttctattttctctctGGTTTCTAATTTACTCTCATTTTATTAGATTACAGTATGGAATGTTGACATTCACCCAGTGCCATTAAGTGCTACAAATTTCCCTCTCAGGACAGCATTAGCTTTTCACTgaatactttgaaattttattcacttttgtatttcttatttcctttcagATTATGTTGTTACCTATGTCTTATGTGTTTGATTTACTCAGTCTTGGAGATTTCCTTGTTGATCTGAGGCTATTGATTTCTGCTTTTCTTGTACCATAACACAGATTGTGTATGACTTTAATCTGTTTAATTTGTTGCAGCCCCAATGACATTTGATCAGATCCACATTTAAAACTGCAGTCCCCGTTGACATTCAAGGGTCTTTCCTCTCTGACAGCCTGTTATCCAGTCCTGTGGCCCAAAGGTATTCATCAGTAGCCACCATCTGCTAGAAGTGCCTAGGGCTGTGTGAGCAATATTGACCCTTCCGGTTCCCATTTCCACCCACAGCACAAGATTCCTTTGCTGCTCAAATACTAAAGCAAAACTTGTGTATTCCCATGCAGTGTTCCCCTTGAATAGTCTTACTTAAGGGGAGAACTGCTTACAGTGTACTCTCTGAAGAGCTGTGATGAACTCCTTAACCCTATGACAAAGTAAATCCTTTCAGCTCCTCTGCTCCTTTCCCACATCTCTTAACCAATGCCAATCTCCTTTCTGTGACGTTGGTTGGTAACTGACAACATCCAGGACAAGATCAAACTTTTTCCCCATTTCTAGTCATTGATGCTCATTGCTTCCAGTGATTTTTCGAGTAACCATAAAATAGAGTATATCAGGTGTCATCATTCAACAAGACTCAAGTATCTCACACATCTATAGGGACCAACCAAATCTGTACTTGAAAATTGGGTACCTGGGTACCCTATAAGGACCTTCTTCTACGGAGGTCAACTTGATATGGAACTTACTGAGATGGTTCCCACTCAACAAGTTTTTCATCTACAGTAACTAGGGTAGTGATAAATACTACTTCCTTTTTGATCCCTCTAATAAACTGTTTTTCTGAGTGGAAGATCTTCTAAAACAATTGTTTTCAACCCTTGGGTCATAACCCCTTTGTAAGCTCCATACCTCCAAAattatttatgattcataacagtagtaaaattagtTACGAAgtagcattgaaaataattttatgattgggggttaccacaacaagagaaatgtattaaagggtcacagtattggtGACGTCCAGAATCACTGCTCTGGAAACTCAGTGCCATAGGATCTGGTTCTCTGCCTTGCTGTTATGTAGAAACTCTGGCCTGATCTCAATGCATAACTTGTCTCATTGTCAGTGAGTGACCCTCTTTGTCATGATTTTGCTTCTCTCATTCCACCATGACTGCCTTAGAACTTTACAAACCCAAGTTACTTGCAGGTCTCAATAACACAACCCTACTAAAACCACTTGTGTACCTAAGTTCCGACATCAATGGCCCATCTGGAAAGGACAGGAAAAAAATAGGTTTGTAAAATACTATAGAAATCATTATAGGAAAAAAATTGCAAGAATTTTGATGTCATCAAATGAGAGTTTATCTGAAAATACTGACAGAGGAGCAGATGAAATGCTTATGGGTTTCAGATGTGTTGTGAGTTTTGTGAGGCACAGTTTACTGAAGGGAAGAAGAGGTGCTACTGATTGGCACTGGACCTGCAGTTGTGAAGGGTTCTCCTGGGTTTGGAATCACCTCCTTGTGTTGACTAACAGAATTGCCAGTATGTTTCTCATCTGTTTAAGATGCTATAAAGACAATATAAAATTACAGATTTCTTAGTGCCCTATTGTGAAAAAGTGCAACTGCTGAATGaatacttaatttaaaattaattcacaGCAATATCAAAATTAACTGAAAGAATCAGACAGTAAGAGATAAGCATGAGTGAGAACAATTAAAGTATTTAGGTTGTCATGTGACCATAAGATGATTTATATGATACAGTGGTCACATCTCCACTGCAAACACCTTCACTGGGTGAATGAGGTGTTGGTACACATGATGTGTACCAAAGTTGGAGAATTTCTTTGAGAGGGTCAACTGTAAGTTGAACTTAGCACATGACCAAAATGAAGCCGTTACAGAGCCAGCCTGGAGCAGATCAGGTACCCAGAGCCAGTCAAATGAGGGAATGTAGCAAGTGCTATGAGCACCATCACCTACTTAATTTAATCCTGCCTAAAGCAGGATGTCTGAGTCTCACCAGCTGCTTGGCCCCTTTGAGATGCCAAAGGATGAGGAAGCCAAATGACTTGAGAATAATACTGTATTCTCAAGAGCTAATTAAGTAGCGACTCACACACAACCTGTTGATGATACTTAGAGGAAATTGTTGTAAACTCAATGGAATATTTTCACACATTTATAAACCTTATTGTTGTTTCTAGGATAGCCCTGAAGCTGAATTACAAAATTAATTTCCCTTGTGTTAAGAAGGTAGCAGTAAATCTTCATAGACCATGCCTATCCCATCTGAAAATTAGCATTATATGATGAGATGCTTTTTGTCCTGATTGTTTAGCCAGTGAGGCCTCAAAGGCTCTCCATAAGGCATGTTCTCTGATGTTACATACATCAAAACCAAATGAGATAAACCTGCTGATGAAGATATAATAGGCTCTTGTTTCAGGGTATGGATAAATAAGGCTGGGCCTGAGCTAGAAACTCCCAATGTGCCTGCTGACTTGATAATTCCAAATATATGTAGAATACTGGAGTGAAGTATTAATAAATGACTTGATAGGCTGTATATTAACACAATAATCAATCTAAGCAAAACTTATAATGGCTATTTCAATAGTGGCCCCACATTCACGGTGCAACCAACTAACCACATTCTGACTTGGGTTAAGACTTGTTCAAAATGGGAACCCATGTTTTGTATTCTAAGCCATGCCAAAAATCTATGGCTGAGAATGTTCTAGCCTTGACGGATTGGAAGACTTTCATTGCTATTTTGATAAATAGATGTGGTATGCCTATGaacttttcaaaaatacatttatacCACATGTGACTGTTGCTGTTAACCTTGTAGCAAAGACCAATTCTATAGTGGTTGGTTGTTACTGAGAGAAAATTATATCAATTAAAATAGTGATATTATATTATCATTACTGTGGCATGGTGGCCCAATGctcataaaggaaataaaataaagtttgtcACCCATCTTATTTATAGGGAAATATTGCTGAAGAGTTGAcagaagactgtaagagcctGAGGGAAAAGACGAAGTGTTAGGAAATTGCTACATTCCTCTGGAGTGACATCTGGGAGTGATGATCCCACTGTGATAAAACTGAAGGCTAACTGAGTGTAGAAATAAGGCAAACAATACAGATGAAGCTAGGGCTTTCGTTATGGCGATGAGACTGTCAACACTCCCTGAGGAGTCAGCATCATGGGACCCTCACCTGGGATTCCACATATCATTTCTTTCCACAGTCCATCTCTGCAGACCTTTGGGAGTGGTCTGATGGACTATATAGGTGGTGGAAAGTTCATTGAAGGCAGGATTCGGGTGACGTGGCCTTCTTCAGTTGGTATCCACACTGCAGTGGTTTCTCAGAGATGTGGCTGTGTTTGTCACATCGCCGCTTCTGTGAGTATTTCTCCACTTATGCTCCTCCAAGCTGAATGAATTCATAACTTTACACTAAACTACGCATGAATGAAATGCTTTCTTGGTTTCCTGTAgtattttaggaaaaatttaTAATCTTCATTATAAAAAGCACAAGACACAGTACACTCTTCCATCAACAGTTCAGTAAAGAACCTTCTGTGCTCCAGAGAATGTAGCAGTTTCTATGGTTTGTGTTGTCTCGATTGGAGTGAACAGAACAAGGTATTTGTATTACCAGTATCTCTTGAGTAGAAACACAATCTCCAATGCTCAGGACAGCCTCTGGACAAGAAATGGTCCATCTTAATATGGGAAATTATCTGGAATGAGAACACATGAATGAATAGGTACAATTTGTTACAATTCCAGGATGAAACAGGTATCCTTTTCTGGTTCCAGGTCACTGCTCTGGACCGACTGACTTCAACCTATTGAAACTTTCAGTTCTCAGCCTAATATAGACAACAGTAGCAGATGTGTGTCTTATACTCTCCTGAGAAATTGGCTCAAACcaaatgattttgtaaaatataaagtGCCATGTATTGGcctttatattttttatcatatattaaGAAAGCTGAAcgagtacatgtatgtatgtaataacaataaatgagaaaatagacCATGaccttgaaagagagcaagaaagggtaAATGGGAAAGTTTGAGGGAAGGAATATGAAAGGGAATTGATATACACACATTATAACTTCGAAAAGTAATAGGAATAGAAATAACTGAATTTGTAACAACTAAGAAATTTATGAAATTTGAAACAAAAGAGTAACATATCTAGACTGATAATATCTCTTCAATGAGAAAtagaagattgtgtgtgtgtgtacatgtgcacgtgtatatctgtctgtgtgtatttaccAAGTATAAATTAACTTATGAAAACATATGTTTTTTGAAAATTGAGATGTTAATTTTGACAAGAgtttaattttatacttaaaaggGTTGGTTAACTAACATTCACACTGAATaacctttctaatttttttaattctttggagTATTTAAGATTAGATGTTTCCCACACCATAATCTTAATGATTCCCTCCTTTTACTTTGGACATTTCAAATTGCTTCCATCAAAGGTTCTGTTAAACTTGGATTCTAAGATTCACAGGTTTTTGCatcattttgggtttttgttttgggagaggcttttctcatttgttgaggttttttgcacattttcattttcatgggtAGCATTTgtgttatgtgtgtttgtattcatATTCTCAGGCATGGGTGTGATCCTTGGGGCTAGAGGTTTATGTCAGAAATCAGCTTCAATTGAtctaccttattcattgaggcatcTCGGGTGTAATCACAACTTACCCATAAGGTTAGTTTTCTATGGTATCCTCTATTTCTGCCCTTTAAGAAATTGGATTTACCAAGGGCCTCGATCCACCAGGCATTTAATTAGATTCTGAGAATTGTAATTTCAATCTTCATACCTTATGGAAGAATTTTAAATACTATGCTCCAACTGGtcctcatattttttatttctgaaaattctcTTTGATTATATCACTAAGGTTTATAAGGTCTTTTTGGCCAGGCAGTgaagtacacacctttaatcccagcacttgggaggcagagacaagaggatctttctgactttgaggtcagcctggtctacaaagtgagttccaggacagccagggctacacagagggaccatgtctcaaaaaaataaaataaaataattaaaattttaaagaagaaaggaaggaagaaagaaagggagggagggagggagggagggaggaagggagggaggaagaatatAGTACATACTTGATCTTTCCTCATGAAAGAACAAATAGCTAATGTTTTAGAGGTCTATCACCTGATGGGATCAGCACAGGTCATTGTCACAAGTCTGAAAGTTGACTTGATCAGAGTAGAGGTCTTAGCACCTGTCTGATCTTGTCATGAAGGGTATGTATTGAGATGATTTTCATAGTGGATGATGTTTGTTCTCCCAATTTGGCTCAAATGTACTAATCCATACAAAAGAGGGGCTAGACAAGGCTTCCCCAGACAGCATAACGTGTAACTTCCCTTGGAAAAACCACATAAGTGATTTCTTTCTTCGTGCCAGGGGATCTCCTGCTGCCGCTCTTGTCAAGCATGCTTCTGTGGGAGAATGCAGCTTGTGTGCCCATGTGTGAAGCAGTAAACGGGCAATGCCAGTTGACGCTCGAGTACTTGTTTAATCAAGCTCGTGGCTTGTCTAAGAACACAAAGCTCCTCACTTCGGAAATGCTCAATGAGTTCGTAAGTACCTCACCTACGGTCGGCTTCTCCCAAGAGGAGCTTTCCCAACAGTATCTGTGTGGTACTGCAGCTCAGCAGAGAAGCACCGTGGTCCAAACATTATATAACACCATCTCCATAGGCACAAGAAACCCTCTGACACTGAGACAGAACCAGAAGAATGGAACAGTTCAGTGAAATCTTTAAGTTTAAGGGGGGAAGTCTAAGTGGGTTTTTTTCTCTATAagaaatttctatattttaaattatttttaattaaaagttttctaCGTGGGACAGAAAACCCTATAATGTTTGACTGAAAAGaatttctaccttatttttgaggGTGCTGGGTGCCAGTCCCCATCAGCATTTTTCACTTAGTGCACAGCAGATACCCAATAAGGCACAATGGCTTGTAGGGGAAGGCTAAAATTAAGAACAGTTACAATTAGAGAAATAACactggaaggagaaaatcaataaTGATGATAGCAATAATTATAGCTTCTCAGCAATCCCCAAACTTGGGAGACATTGTAAAGCATGAGTTTACCATTTTGAAGGAAACATTTTAACAGCTGTAAATAGGCTCCGCCTTCTGGATGAAAAGGCTTTGCTCCCGCTAAGTCAGTTAAGGTGGTAACAATAGACAAGAACATCAAACAATATGGAACGTACAGCATAGGCCTCTCGCATGTGTAATAAACACATTCATATAGTTCTACTTAATCACTAGAAATTTTTTCATTCTGCAATCTTGACTGACAACCTTCCAACTTGTTAGGAACCCTAGTGGGTCATTAATCTTTACAATTTTGCTCACTATAAAATTCAAATAcaggtattttaaataatatatttaacaaaatataatttcaataaatTATGATAATAGGAAACATTgagtatattatttttattttagtttttcattgtATGGTATTTCTGAATTTTATGCATGAGTTTTCCAATGactgattatattataatcatcAAATTACAGTttgaatttttaagtaaattCTATCGTCAAGGTGTACAGACTCAGTGATAACAAGTAACAGGAAGCTGAGGGTCACAAGCACAGATCCACACTCACTGTGCCAATGATATTCCAGGAAAGAGCATCGTTAAAACACCAAGTGTTTTGtagttatgttttttttctttctttcaaataacaACTTTTTAGAAAGCATGTGAAAGCAAAAGAATGGTAAATCAGAGAAGTCAATAGGCTTCCAGGGTAGTTGGAAGAGTGATATTACTGATCTGATTCACTAACTATACCAACGCATCATTTTCCTCATtcctaaatttaaatatttttatatagtgcTCATCCTTTAAAAGTGAACATAGACCAAATGCATTAATGTACTACTCATGGATTTATTGGCTCACTTCTCCAAATCACTAATGTTCTCATCATTTCCAGGACAAAGAGTATGCTAAAGGTCCCGGGATCCAGGACAAAATTCCCCTGCTATGCTACAATTATTCCCTCCCTGTTCCAGATAAGACAACAGAAGACCAAGAGATTCAGGTGAGGCCTTGGTGTCAGTTTCTCATCGAATCAATTGAAGCAGGGGCCCCAGCTCTGTCAAGTTGCGGGTCAttacaggaaaaaggaaggaaatagagcAATCCATGGGGAAAGCTTACAATTCCCTTCGGATGTTGCTGCCTTCTCTTTGGGTTTTACATCTTGGGAAATACTGTAAGTGCTTCACAGGAGGCAAATATGGCATCTGGTGCAAGGCTGACCCATTATGCAACCTGTTAATAGTAACTATGACACCCTCCCATCCTATTCCTTTACATAACCAACCTTAATCTATCAAGTTGAATGCACCACACATATATTTTGTGCTCTTTGATGATTTTATAGATTGGCTATGCACATTCTGCACATCTGCTTCACATATCTGTAACTGTAAACATACGGGAAAGTGAAGGAAGagattatctttaaaaagtaaaggaagagaaaatagattaAGATCTAGTCCATGTCTAGACACTCACAGACCACTGTACTAACACTAGTGCTAATGATCCTCAAAGCATTGCATAACACAAGCGACATTGTATCACATGCAATTCAACCTGCAGTTTTTCATACACTTTAATGTGATGTGCAACTGTTTTTGCCTAGTCTGAGGTCCTCCTGAAAGAGACCATAGGTGTGTTGACTGTCTGGAACAACACCCTGAGGCATGTAGTAACAGATTTTGCTGATCTGGAGTCAATCGCCGGTGTTGGtgctttcatttctaaaatcAGAGAGGCAGTTTCAAAATTAACAAGACTCGCAGGACTACTAAAGGAAGTCAAGTCATTACTCAACCTGGTAAGATCCCGCCTTTTactactttgcttttctcattCGTGAAAGCTGCCACCCTGGTAGAGACAAACACGGTTGAAGTATGTCTCCTGGGAGAGTGACCTAGACAGCCTCCTGCCTGAGGGGTTGCTGGCAACTCCAACTTTCTCAAAGGTGTTTCACTCAACACCTCACAGCCAGGGCTTTCAGGAGATAGGGATTTCTCCTCACAGTAATTTGGACAGTGCCCTTCCTGGACAGAGTGAACGTCTCTTGAGATTTCAGGAGATCTCACACCATCACTGGTCTGTCTGCATGTTAACCACCAAGAACAGTCCACGTCATTTCTGTGGCTTGGTTTCCAGATATTAGCTGCTGGGTAGATTTGATtgaaagcaggaagaagaaata harbors:
- the LOC119816093 gene encoding prolactin-5A1-like, with translation MQLSLIQPHSWDLLLPLLSSMLLWENAACVPMCEAVNGQCQLTLEYLFNQARGLSKNTKLLTSEMLNEFDKEYAKGPGIQDKIPLLCYNYSLPVPDKTTEDQEIQSEVLLKETIGVLTVWNNTLRHVVTDFADLESIAGVGAFISKIREAVSKLTRLAGLLKEVKSLLNLIRLEFEEDEDNLATDGLPSLHLLDNPSHLFFYHVLLGCLNYNAERIAIHVNILKCQMVPRKC